The nucleotide sequence CGGCGATGCGAACTTCCTGTCCGCATCGGCCGGACCTACTTCGGACGCGGATCCTCGACCCCCGCGTCCGGCCGCGCCAAGCGGCCTTCGCGTAGCTGCCTGACGGCGACGGACACGGCGCGCGCGACATTCCGCACTTCCTGCTGCACGGCCCGGTCGGCGTCCAGTTCGGCGTGGCTGGTAGCGTACGGTTTGTAGTAGCCGATGTAGCGGTCCAGGCGCGCCGACGCGCCGGCGTCGATCAGCCCCATCCAGTCCAGCCAGTCGCTCAAGGCGCGGCGCTGGCCCTCGATGCCGGCCACGTCGCCGTGGACGACCAGGCCATAGGCCCGTCCGGCCAGGTGCTTGGGGTACGGCCAGCCGGCAAGTTCGATCTGCTTGGCTTTCAGCGCATCCTTGCCCGAGGTCGACGACGGATCGGGGTTGCCGCCATCCGCGCATACCAGCCGGTCGATCATCAGTTTCAAGGGGCTGGGCGACTGGTACCAATAGGTCGGCGCCAGCAGGATCACGCCATGGGCCCGCACCCACTGCGCGTAGATGTCGTTCATCGCGTCGTTGGCCTGCCCCAGGGAATGGTTGGGATAGCAGCTGCAAGGCCAATGGCATAGCGGCATGGCCGTGGATACGCAGCCCTTGCAGGGATGGATCATGCGGTCGTATTCGGACGTCAGCCGGCTCAGGTCGAGCACGTCCGTTTCCATGCCGGCGTTTTCCAGCTCGGCCTGGGCGATCCGGGTCAATCGCCAGGTCTTGGACATTTCGCCGGGACAGGTGCCGTCGTTGCGCGACGCGCCGGCGATAAGCAGCACGCGGGATGGCGTGCCCGGCAGCGCTTGCTCGCGGGCCAGTTCGCGCAGCCGGTCGGCGGCGGATTTCCATTCGACCGACAGATCGTAATCCGGGTCCGCCGCGCCGGCGCCCGCCTTGACGGTGACGGGCGCCTTGCGGCCTTGCCGGTAGGCCTCCCAGGCGATGGCCTCCAGCCTATCGATGGCGGCCTGCTCCGCGCGAAAGGCCGGGTCGTAGAAGCGCCGCATGTAGCGCTGGCGGAATTCTTCCCGGGAGAGCTTCTCCGGAGCCTGTCCCTTGCGGACGTCGACGGGGATTGGACGCATGCCGGTACTCGAGAACGGACGGGCTTGCCCTGCCGCAAGTGCTGTACCGTGGACGCGTCCGGGGACCCGGGCCGCACGGCCGGCGCTTGCTGCGATGCAGCATAAGGGGTTTAATGAAGCGGTCCCATCCACCCCAGGCAGAGATCGCATGGCCCGCAAGCTGTCCACGCTGTTTTTCTCGGCCGCCCGCAAAGTGGCGCGCCTGCAGCGGACGGCATGGAGCCTGAGCATGCCCGGCGGCCTGGCCGCCAAGCCCGCCAAGCCCGCCAAGCGCGCGCGAGCGCGTCCGGCACGGCACCCGGCGTCCGCCACCGACGCGGCCGATGCGGCGGCCGCCGGCGCGGGATCCGCCGACACCGCGCAGTTCGATCCCGCCGATTTCGCCGGCAGCTGGAAATCGCGGATCTACCGCACGCCGCCCGTGCCCGGCACCTGGCCCGTGCGCCTGTCGTATTACGTCTATGTGCCGCCCCGGTTGCGCAAGGGCGCGCCGGTGTTGATGATGCTGCATGGCTGCGAGCAAAGCGCGGTGGATTTCGCGCTGGGCACCCGCATGCATCGCCTGGCGGACCGCGAGGGCGTGCTGCTGGTGTATCCCGAGCAGTCGCGGCGGGGCCAGCGGCATCGCTGCTGGCACTGGTATCGCCCCGACACCGCGCATGGCTACGCGGAGGCCGACGCCATCGCGGGCATCGCGGCCGCGGTCATCCAGGAATACCAGGCCGATCCCACCCGCGTCTATATCGCCGGCCTGTCCGCCGGCGCCGGCATCGCCGCGCTGGCGGCGCTGCGGCATCCCGAGCGCTTCGCCGCGCTGGGCATGCATTCCGGCGCGGTGCTGGGCAGCGCGCGCACCGCCAGCGAAGGCTTGCGGGCGATGCGGCATGGCGCGGCCGAGCCGCCCGCGCAGGCCATGGCCCCCTTGTTGCCGGACCGCATGGCCTTTCCCGGCATGCCGGTCATCATCCTGCAGGGCGACCGCGATGCGGTCGTCGACCGCCGCAGCGGTCCGCAACTGCTGGCGCAATGGGCGTGGGCCAACGGACTGGACACGGACAAGGGCGGCGCGGCGGAATCCCGGCCCGAGGCGGCGGGCACGCCGCGCCATTACCTGCGCACCGCCGTGCCGCCGGGCAAGGGCGCGATGGTGGTCCTGTGCGAAGTTCCCGGGCTGGGCCATGCCTGGAGCGGCGGCGACGGCCGCGTCCGTTTCCATGCGCGGCATGGCCCGGATGCCTCGCGGCTGATGTGGCGGTTTTTCAAGGACCGCCGCCGCCTGCCCGAACTTGTCGATAGCCTGTGAGCCGTCATGCCGGCCGCCTGAATTCAGGCAAAATGGCGGCTGTTCCCCGTCGCGCCTTTTCCATGTCCGACGTCATCGCCCTGATTTTCGATTTCGACGATACGCTCGCGCCCGATAGCACGTCCGGCTTCCTGGACAGCATCGGCGTGGATACGGCCGCCTTCTGGAAGGACCAGGTCGGTCCACTGCTGTTCGAGCAGGACTGGGACCCCGTGCCTGCCTACCTGTACCGGATGATCGAGCTTTCCAGAACCGGCACGCACGGGCCGATCACGCGCGAACGCCTGCGCGACTGGGGGAGCCGACTGCCCCTGCACAATGGCGTGACCTCGGTATTCCAGCGCCTGCGCGAGGCGGTGCGCGAGGCCCAGCCGCAGGTCTCGCTGGAGTTCTACCTGATCTCCAGCGGCATCGGCGACGTGGTCCGCGCCACGCCCATCGCCCATGAGTTCACCGAGATCTGGGCGTCCGAGTTCGCCTACGGCCAGGACGGCGGCATCGAGTTCCCGCGCCGCCTGGTCAGCTTCACCGACAAGACGCGCTATCTCTTTCATATCCAGAAGGGCATCATCGGCCGCGAGTTCCGCAACAAGCCTTTCGAGGTCAACCGCAAAGTGCCCGAAGACCGGTTGCGGGTACCGTTCGAGCAGATGGTCTTCGTGGGCGACGGCTACACCGACATCCCGTGCTTTTCCTTGATACGCCGCGCCGGCGGCATCGCC is from Bordetella bronchialis and encodes:
- a CDS encoding flavodoxin family protein, encoding MRPIPVDVRKGQAPEKLSREEFRQRYMRRFYDPAFRAEQAAIDRLEAIAWEAYRQGRKAPVTVKAGAGAADPDYDLSVEWKSAADRLRELAREQALPGTPSRVLLIAGASRNDGTCPGEMSKTWRLTRIAQAELENAGMETDVLDLSRLTSEYDRMIHPCKGCVSTAMPLCHWPCSCYPNHSLGQANDAMNDIYAQWVRAHGVILLAPTYWYQSPSPLKLMIDRLVCADGGNPDPSSTSGKDALKAKQIELAGWPYPKHLAGRAYGLVVHGDVAGIEGQRRALSDWLDWMGLIDAGASARLDRYIGYYKPYATSHAELDADRAVQQEVRNVARAVSVAVRQLREGRLARPDAGVEDPRPK
- a CDS encoding HAD family hydrolase; amino-acid sequence: MSDVIALIFDFDDTLAPDSTSGFLDSIGVDTAAFWKDQVGPLLFEQDWDPVPAYLYRMIELSRTGTHGPITRERLRDWGSRLPLHNGVTSVFQRLREAVREAQPQVSLEFYLISSGIGDVVRATPIAHEFTEIWASEFAYGQDGGIEFPRRLVSFTDKTRYLFHIQKGIIGREFRNKPFEVNRKVPEDRLRVPFEQMVFVGDGYTDIPCFSLIRRAGGIAFGVWDPRHRDKRSRAWGFIEEGRVSNLNHARYDENAELYQLLEEAVASLAHRIALKSRAYRG
- a CDS encoding alpha/beta hydrolase family esterase, producing the protein MARKLSTLFFSAARKVARLQRTAWSLSMPGGLAAKPAKPAKRARARPARHPASATDAADAAAAGAGSADTAQFDPADFAGSWKSRIYRTPPVPGTWPVRLSYYVYVPPRLRKGAPVLMMLHGCEQSAVDFALGTRMHRLADREGVLLVYPEQSRRGQRHRCWHWYRPDTAHGYAEADAIAGIAAAVIQEYQADPTRVYIAGLSAGAGIAALAALRHPERFAALGMHSGAVLGSARTASEGLRAMRHGAAEPPAQAMAPLLPDRMAFPGMPVIILQGDRDAVVDRRSGPQLLAQWAWANGLDTDKGGAAESRPEAAGTPRHYLRTAVPPGKGAMVVLCEVPGLGHAWSGGDGRVRFHARHGPDASRLMWRFFKDRRRLPELVDSL